One genomic region from uncultured Cohaesibacter sp. encodes:
- a CDS encoding ABC transporter permease: MSFIKNLNQESIVLAITVIMFALASLLLPGFFTANNLVAIVRSVSVLGILALGMAMIIIGRGIDLSMVAIMAMSVACYLQMLNSGMGEGSALVLALAGVLAIGLINGVLVAYADVPAIFVTLASSSFVFGFVRSQLINTDAVPVPSGHWVEILGGMRFMSIPVEVFLFAGLAFATFLFLRYSKWGRYVYYAGDNPEAARNSGMPVRPMMVLRYVISALIAFIAGILTAASLHSINTRIVNSNLLYDIVLITVIGGIGLSGGKGGVRNVLFGAALIGIMLNAMTIIDIPLLYQNLIKAGILLGAIIVDGILNPRDEQTAQQGDI, encoded by the coding sequence ATGAGCTTCATAAAAAATCTCAATCAGGAAAGCATCGTGCTGGCGATTACGGTGATTATGTTTGCGCTGGCGTCGTTGCTTCTGCCGGGTTTCTTCACGGCAAACAATCTGGTTGCCATTGTGCGCTCTGTTTCCGTGTTGGGGATCCTTGCTCTTGGCATGGCCATGATCATTATCGGTCGTGGCATTGACCTTTCCATGGTGGCCATTATGGCCATGTCCGTTGCCTGCTATCTGCAAATGCTCAATTCGGGCATGGGCGAGGGCAGTGCTCTTGTTCTGGCTTTGGCTGGTGTGTTGGCCATCGGGCTGATTAACGGCGTTTTGGTGGCCTATGCCGATGTACCCGCTATTTTCGTAACGCTGGCCAGCTCATCTTTCGTTTTCGGCTTTGTGCGGTCCCAGCTGATCAATACCGATGCTGTCCCTGTGCCATCCGGGCACTGGGTCGAGATCCTCGGCGGTATGCGCTTTATGAGTATTCCGGTCGAGGTTTTTCTCTTTGCCGGTCTTGCCTTTGCCACCTTTTTGTTCCTGCGTTACAGCAAGTGGGGACGCTATGTCTATTATGCAGGCGACAACCCGGAAGCTGCGCGTAACTCTGGCATGCCGGTTCGTCCTATGATGGTGCTGCGTTATGTGATTTCCGCGCTCATTGCCTTCATCGCCGGTATTCTGACGGCCGCCAGCCTGCATTCCATCAACACCCGTATCGTTAACTCCAACCTGCTCTATGACATTGTGCTGATCACGGTCATTGGCGGTATTGGTCTTTCTGGCGGCAAAGGGGGCGTGCGCAACGTTTTGTTCGGCGCGGCCCTGATCGGCATCATGCTCAACGCCATGACGATCATCGATATTCCTCTGCTCTACCAGAATCTCATCAAGGCCGGCATCCTGCTGGGCGCCATCATCGTCGACGGTATTCTCAATCCGCGTGATGAACAGACGGCGCAGCAGGGAGACATTTAA
- a CDS encoding sugar ABC transporter substrate-binding protein codes for MNIIKTLMAATAALTISSAALVTQAAAAGDPAPQIYAKAMEGKRIMLVPMAMGFDLAQGWAAILKREVDAFGGIFETRDPNWSVEAGAQAITEAIASENKPDVLIVMSPDMNSYSKLMKRAQKAGIYVILVDNPANFKADAYVGSDWTQLGRLEAEAVVKGCGPDSSKKIGLVQGDQVNATSLFQYAGIMEVLAKYPEFEVVAKPDSNWDATTSRNVTTTMLQQNPDICGIIDFWDGDASGAAAAIRDAGKQDDVFLVTTGGGEKTADCDLIEDGTYGAVVMTDLAQETHNMVAIIKYLLQSGQPAGTSAPYIYTLLKATTKDNLKADSCWDLAALQAEAAGE; via the coding sequence ATGAACATCATCAAGACCCTTATGGCCGCGACTGCGGCGCTTACCATCAGCTCAGCCGCCCTTGTTACGCAGGCCGCTGCCGCTGGCGACCCTGCACCACAGATCTATGCAAAGGCCATGGAAGGCAAGCGTATCATGCTCGTGCCGATGGCCATGGGCTTCGATCTGGCTCAGGGCTGGGCCGCTATCCTAAAGCGTGAAGTGGACGCCTTTGGCGGCATCTTCGAAACCCGCGATCCCAACTGGAGCGTGGAAGCTGGCGCACAGGCCATCACCGAAGCCATTGCCTCAGAAAACAAGCCTGACGTTCTGATTGTCATGTCACCGGACATGAACTCCTATTCCAAGCTGATGAAGCGCGCCCAGAAGGCTGGCATCTATGTCATCCTCGTGGACAACCCGGCCAACTTCAAGGCTGATGCCTATGTTGGGAGTGATTGGACCCAGCTTGGCCGTCTGGAAGCGGAAGCCGTTGTCAAAGGCTGTGGCCCGGATTCTTCCAAGAAGATTGGTCTGGTTCAGGGCGATCAGGTCAACGCAACCAGCCTGTTCCAATATGCAGGCATCATGGAAGTGCTTGCCAAATATCCTGAATTTGAAGTGGTCGCCAAGCCTGATTCCAACTGGGATGCCACCACCTCGCGTAACGTGACCACCACCATGTTGCAGCAGAATCCTGATATCTGCGGCATCATCGACTTCTGGGATGGGGATGCCTCTGGTGCAGCTGCCGCAATTCGCGATGCTGGCAAGCAGGACGATGTGTTCCTTGTCACCACGGGCGGTGGTGAGAAAACCGCAGACTGTGATCTTATCGAAGATGGCACCTATGGCGCCGTGGTCATGACTGACCTGGCTCAGGAAACCCACAATATGGTGGCGATCATCAAATATCTGCTCCAGAGCGGCCAGCCTGCAGGCACTTCAGCGCCGTATATCTACACGCTGTTGAAGGCAACCACCAAAGACAACCTCAAGGCTGACAGCTGCTGGGATCTTGCCGCACTTCAGGCAGAAGCTGCCGGCGAATAA
- a CDS encoding SMP-30/gluconolactonase/LRE family protein, which translates to MAFRERLQAWRYNTIPDHLIGEILTKRWTDNAIPFIALVITVAAFGSAIPGFFRPYSLQESTRQLGEFSLVVTGLSVVMLGGGIDLSVGSIFALATFASVGTFFIFEAPVWVCLLAAIATGVVCGAINGYLIGFLRLRAFLTTLVTFIIGRALFDILVVQYGAATQMSFMSSDLWDFIGDGTLFGFSVPVLTAIVFALITHIALTRSRPGWHVQAVGGSRRSAHNAGIRVRRTVFMTYVFSGFCAGVSGFLMATRLSSAGPGTGHGLEILALTAAVVGGNSLGGGRGSVVKGIMGAIIVLVMTNGLIRLGFGTGTNQMVLGIMLALAVTIDIRWLKNRHKVLNEIYVAPVYLKMGKSESAEPGSGSAYSLNNKLSSAQHIGLGELEGPEDVILDRDDHLYCGTRHGEIIRYFAPDYKRSEVFAHVGGFPLGLAFDKDQNLITCVGAMGLYKISPDREVTRLSAETRRSLTSIVDDARMRDPNDLDIAPDGKIYFTDSTKRYDAHEWMLDSIENRGTGRLLVYDPKDGSTKTLLDGYRYTNGVCMAHDGQSLYFSESWRSRIHRYWIAGPKAGTVECVIKDMPGYTDNINRASDGTYWMAWLGMRTPSFDLSLRHPDMRKRMTRRLPQDDWLFPNINTGGIVKFDDSGTIIQTMGDLTGQNHPMVTSMREHKGKLFIGGILNNRIGLFDIEGADPNWTGMTSYWGEKA; encoded by the coding sequence ATGGCCTTTCGTGAAAGACTGCAAGCCTGGCGCTACAATACCATTCCCGATCATCTCATCGGGGAGATCCTGACCAAGCGTTGGACGGATAACGCCATTCCCTTCATTGCCCTGGTGATCACTGTGGCCGCCTTCGGATCTGCGATTCCGGGTTTCTTCAGGCCCTATTCCTTGCAGGAATCCACCAGGCAACTGGGGGAATTCTCTCTGGTTGTTACGGGGTTGTCGGTGGTCATGCTGGGGGGCGGCATCGACCTTTCGGTTGGCTCCATCTTTGCGCTGGCGACCTTTGCGTCTGTTGGGACCTTCTTCATTTTTGAAGCGCCGGTGTGGGTCTGTCTGTTGGCTGCCATCGCAACAGGCGTGGTCTGCGGCGCGATCAACGGCTATCTCATCGGCTTTCTGCGCCTGCGCGCTTTCCTCACCACGCTGGTGACCTTCATCATTGGCCGCGCCCTGTTTGATATTCTCGTGGTGCAATATGGTGCCGCAACGCAGATGTCCTTCATGTCGTCCGACTTGTGGGATTTCATCGGTGATGGCACGCTGTTTGGCTTCTCGGTGCCGGTGTTGACAGCGATTGTCTTTGCGCTGATCACCCATATTGCACTAACCCGATCGAGGCCCGGTTGGCATGTGCAGGCAGTTGGTGGCTCTCGCCGCTCCGCGCATAATGCCGGTATCCGCGTGCGGCGCACTGTTTTCATGACCTATGTCTTTTCAGGCTTTTGTGCCGGTGTGTCCGGCTTCCTCATGGCAACACGCCTGTCGAGCGCGGGGCCGGGCACAGGCCACGGTCTTGAAATTCTGGCGCTGACGGCTGCCGTTGTTGGCGGTAACTCCTTGGGGGGCGGTCGGGGCTCTGTGGTCAAGGGCATCATGGGCGCGATCATCGTGCTGGTGATGACCAACGGTCTAATCCGTCTTGGCTTCGGTACGGGCACCAACCAGATGGTGCTTGGCATCATGTTGGCACTGGCTGTAACCATCGATATCCGCTGGCTGAAAAACCGTCACAAGGTGCTCAACGAGATTTATGTCGCACCGGTCTATCTCAAGATGGGCAAATCGGAATCCGCAGAACCCGGATCCGGCTCGGCCTATTCCCTTAATAACAAACTCTCCTCGGCACAGCATATAGGGCTGGGCGAGTTGGAAGGACCTGAGGATGTGATCCTTGACCGCGATGATCATCTTTATTGCGGCACACGCCACGGCGAGATCATCCGCTACTTTGCACCCGACTATAAACGGTCCGAAGTCTTTGCCCATGTCGGAGGCTTCCCGCTGGGGCTGGCCTTCGACAAGGATCAGAACCTTATCACCTGCGTTGGCGCCATGGGGCTCTACAAGATCTCTCCGGACCGCGAAGTTACGCGCCTTTCTGCCGAGACGCGCCGTTCGCTGACCTCCATCGTCGATGACGCCCGCATGCGTGATCCGAACGATCTCGACATCGCGCCTGACGGCAAGATCTATTTCACAGACTCAACCAAGCGCTATGACGCCCATGAATGGATGCTCGACTCTATTGAAAACCGTGGTACGGGGCGCCTGTTGGTTTATGATCCCAAGGATGGCTCCACCAAGACGCTGCTTGATGGTTATCGCTACACCAACGGCGTATGCATGGCCCATGACGGCCAGTCGCTCTACTTCTCGGAAAGCTGGCGCAGTCGCATCCATCGTTATTGGATCGCAGGCCCCAAGGCGGGCACCGTGGAATGTGTCATCAAGGATATGCCGGGCTATACCGATAATATCAACCGTGCGTCCGATGGCACCTACTGGATGGCATGGCTCGGCATGCGCACACCCAGTTTTGACCTCTCACTGCGTCACCCGGACATGCGCAAGCGCATGACCCGTCGCCTGCCGCAGGATGACTGGTTGTTCCCGAACATCAACACTGGCGGTATCGTCAAATTCGATGACAGCGGCACAATCATCCAGACCATGGGTGATCTTACCGGTCAGAACCACCCGATGGTGACCTCGATGCGCGAGCATAAGGGCAAGCTCTTCATTGGCGGCATTCTGAACAACCGCATCGGCTTGTTTGATATTGAAGGCGCCGACCCGAATTGGACCGGCATGACGTCCTATTGGGGAGAAAAAGCATGA
- a CDS encoding sugar ABC transporter ATP-binding protein, with translation MDPIIRMEKITKAYRGVPAIKDVDFELHKGEVHALLGENGAGKSTLTKMMAGVVEPTNGKMFHHGKETVFTNPNEALEAGIAMVFQETSLVPSMTVAQNLYLGSESFLNRLRGTFISAQQFLQSLNFSVDPTALVATLGAAKRQMVEIARAVHHKAEVIIFDEPTATLTPEEKRHFFALIERLKKSGVSIIFISHALEEALQISDRITILRDGELVASDKTENFTRDTVIAAMVGRTLSGELYRDRGESGVRKAGKKVLSVQDISMGAMVRNNSFSVFAGQITGVFGLIGSGRTETFKIISGIYKRDFLRGGTVVLNEKPTRYYVPREAVKDGIVYVTEDRKSEGFFETMSIAENIYAGLIAAGHDKAWYISKNEMSDVAAAWSKKLNIKAINDNARVVELSGGNQQKVVIGKGLVQEPKLVIFDEPTRGVDVGAIAEIHQIINGLADQGLAVVVISSYLPEIMNLSDRILVCRQGRIVEEFSPAEATEEKIMYAAVH, from the coding sequence ATGGACCCCATCATTCGCATGGAAAAAATCACCAAGGCCTACCGCGGCGTTCCTGCCATCAAGGACGTGGATTTCGAGCTGCACAAGGGCGAAGTACACGCGCTTCTCGGTGAGAATGGCGCTGGCAAATCTACCCTTACCAAGATGATGGCGGGCGTGGTCGAGCCAACCAATGGCAAGATGTTCCATCATGGCAAGGAGACGGTCTTTACCAACCCTAATGAGGCCCTTGAAGCGGGCATCGCTATGGTGTTTCAGGAAACCAGCCTTGTTCCATCCATGACGGTGGCGCAGAATCTTTATCTGGGCTCTGAAAGCTTCCTCAATCGCCTGCGAGGCACCTTCATTTCGGCCCAGCAGTTCTTGCAATCGCTCAACTTCTCTGTAGACCCGACTGCGTTGGTCGCCACCCTTGGTGCCGCCAAGCGGCAGATGGTCGAGATTGCCCGTGCGGTGCATCACAAGGCCGAAGTCATCATTTTCGATGAGCCGACCGCTACCCTGACACCGGAAGAAAAGCGCCATTTCTTCGCGCTGATCGAGCGGCTCAAAAAGAGCGGCGTGTCAATTATCTTCATCAGCCATGCCCTTGAGGAAGCGTTGCAGATTTCCGATCGCATCACCATCCTGCGCGATGGCGAATTGGTGGCCAGTGACAAGACCGAGAATTTCACTCGCGACACGGTGATTGCCGCCATGGTCGGCCGTACCCTTTCGGGAGAGCTTTATCGCGATCGTGGCGAAAGTGGCGTACGCAAGGCGGGCAAGAAGGTGCTCTCCGTGCAGGATATTTCCATGGGCGCCATGGTTCGCAACAACTCTTTCTCCGTTTTCGCTGGCCAGATCACCGGCGTTTTCGGCCTGATCGGGTCTGGCCGTACCGAGACGTTCAAGATCATTTCCGGCATCTACAAGCGCGACTTCCTGCGCGGTGGAACCGTGGTGCTCAACGAAAAGCCGACCCGCTATTATGTGCCGCGTGAAGCAGTCAAAGACGGTATTGTCTATGTTACCGAAGACCGCAAGAGCGAAGGCTTCTTCGAAACCATGTCGATTGCCGAGAATATCTATGCCGGGCTCATCGCTGCCGGTCATGACAAGGCTTGGTATATCAGCAAGAACGAAATGAGCGATGTAGCGGCCGCCTGGTCCAAAAAGCTGAACATCAAGGCCATCAATGACAATGCCCGCGTGGTCGAGTTGTCCGGTGGTAACCAGCAGAAGGTGGTGATCGGCAAGGGACTGGTGCAGGAACCCAAACTGGTGATCTTCGATGAGCCCACGCGCGGCGTGGATGTAGGCGCGATTGCCGAGATCCATCAGATCATCAACGGCTTGGCCGATCAGGGGTTGGCGGTGGTGGTGATTTCCTCCTACCTGCCAGAGATCATGAATCTCTCAGACCGAATTCTCGTCTGCCGACAGGGGCGCATCGTGGAAGAGTTCTCACCCGCCGAGGCAACCGAAGAAAAAATCATGTATGCGGCGGTCCATTAA
- a CDS encoding branched-chain amino acid aminotransferase: MASKRAMWTYYKGDWYEGDVRILGAASHGTWIGSLVFDGARLFEGVSPDLDLHCQRVNRSAEALMLAPTLKGEEIEALAMEGIKKFAPNTDVYIRPMYWAEEGDVGLLPPLASSTDFALCLEEIPMVEPTGFSITTTQFRRPTIAVAPTNAKAACLYANNARMVREAQMKGFDNALVTDCAGNVAELATANVFMVRGGEVFTSIPNGTFLAGITRKRVLGLLRDAGYTVHEMTLTVQDFMEADEIFSTGNISKVIPVSRIEDRELAYGPITKKARSLYMEWAHA, translated from the coding sequence ATGGCTTCCAAGCGCGCGATGTGGACCTATTACAAGGGCGATTGGTATGAGGGCGATGTGCGCATTCTGGGCGCGGCCTCTCACGGCACATGGATCGGGTCTTTGGTGTTTGATGGCGCGCGCCTGTTTGAGGGCGTTTCGCCGGATCTTGATCTCCATTGTCAGCGGGTCAACCGTTCCGCCGAGGCCTTGATGCTGGCGCCGACCCTGAAAGGGGAAGAGATCGAAGCACTCGCGATGGAGGGCATCAAGAAATTTGCCCCCAATACCGATGTCTATATTCGCCCGATGTATTGGGCAGAAGAGGGAGATGTCGGGTTGCTGCCACCGCTTGCCTCCTCAACCGATTTTGCGCTTTGCCTTGAAGAAATCCCGATGGTTGAACCAACCGGCTTTTCCATCACCACCACCCAGTTTCGCCGCCCGACCATTGCCGTTGCTCCAACCAATGCCAAAGCGGCCTGCCTTTATGCCAACAATGCCCGCATGGTGCGCGAAGCTCAGATGAAGGGCTTTGACAATGCATTGGTAACCGATTGCGCGGGCAATGTCGCGGAGCTGGCCACCGCCAATGTTTTCATGGTGCGCGGCGGGGAGGTATTCACCTCCATTCCCAATGGTACCTTCCTTGCTGGTATCACGCGGAAGCGTGTCCTCGGGCTGCTGCGTGATGCTGGCTACACCGTCCATGAAATGACCTTGACCGTTCAAGACTTCATGGAAGCGGACGAAATCTTTTCTACCGGGAATATCTCCAAGGTCATCCCGGTATCTCGCATTGAAGACCGGGAACTCGCATACGGGCCAATCACCAAGAAGGCTCGTTCACTCTATATGGAATGGGCACACGCCTAG
- a CDS encoding carboxymuconolactone decarboxylase family protein, with amino-acid sequence MATVKLLTDEDAEKIPAVKEVFDEIRELRKTDFINNFWRALGAADPALLKRTWEGLKAVMMTPGNIDPMTREMIYIAVSAANSCSYCLHSHTAQARAKGMTEDTYAELLSVVGLAAQTNHLVTAMQVPVDPEFLA; translated from the coding sequence ATGGCAACTGTCAAACTGCTCACCGATGAAGACGCCGAAAAAATCCCAGCCGTAAAGGAAGTTTTTGATGAAATCCGCGAGCTGCGTAAAACCGACTTCATCAACAATTTCTGGCGTGCGCTGGGAGCGGCTGATCCGGCCTTGCTCAAGCGCACATGGGAAGGGCTCAAGGCTGTCATGATGACGCCGGGCAACATCGATCCGATGACCCGCGAGATGATCTATATCGCCGTTTCGGCCGCCAACTCCTGCTCCTATTGTCTGCATTCGCACACGGCGCAGGCCCGCGCCAAGGGTATGACTGAAGACACCTATGCCGAGCTGCTGTCCGTCGTCGGGTTGGCCGCACAAACCAATCATCTGGTAACTGCGATGCAGGTGCCTGTCGACCCTGAATTTTTGGCCTGA
- a CDS encoding quinone oxidoreductase yields MDMALVASRPGGPEVMEWCALETGTPGPGEALVRHTAIGVNFIDVYNRTGLYPWAEDTMIPGAEAAGVVEAIGAGVEGLKVGDRVAYVLKFGAYRERRVLAADRLVVLPDGISDDLAASVMLKGLTAQYLVTSSYAVKAGDTVLVHAAAGGVGLILGQWLKALGARAIGTAGSAEKVALALKHGYSDVINYREENFAEKVMELTGGEGCEVVYDSVGKDTWRGSISCLKPFGMFANFGQSSGMIEDFKLSDLAGGSKAACRPVLFDYVAKRADLEARAADLFDKLVSGAVKADVVAAVPLKDAGEAHKALEGRKTTGATILKP; encoded by the coding sequence ATGGATATGGCACTTGTCGCTTCCAGACCTGGTGGTCCGGAAGTCATGGAGTGGTGCGCGCTGGAAACAGGCACACCCGGACCCGGAGAAGCCTTGGTGCGCCACACCGCAATCGGCGTCAATTTTATCGATGTTTATAATCGCACAGGGCTTTATCCCTGGGCCGAAGACACGATGATCCCCGGCGCAGAGGCAGCTGGCGTTGTCGAAGCCATCGGTGCAGGCGTCGAAGGGCTCAAGGTTGGTGACCGGGTTGCCTATGTCCTCAAGTTTGGTGCCTATCGCGAACGGCGCGTACTTGCCGCTGATCGTCTGGTGGTGCTGCCTGATGGTATATCCGATGACCTTGCCGCTTCCGTCATGCTCAAAGGCCTGACCGCGCAATATCTCGTTACTTCCTCCTATGCCGTCAAGGCAGGGGATACGGTGTTGGTTCATGCTGCCGCTGGCGGGGTTGGCCTCATTCTGGGCCAGTGGCTCAAGGCCCTTGGCGCGCGCGCCATCGGCACCGCAGGTTCGGCGGAGAAGGTCGCGCTGGCGCTTAAGCATGGCTATAGTGATGTCATCAACTATCGTGAAGAGAATTTCGCTGAAAAGGTCATGGAACTAACCGGTGGCGAGGGCTGCGAAGTTGTCTATGACAGTGTTGGTAAGGATACATGGCGAGGGTCGATCAGTTGCCTCAAGCCTTTCGGCATGTTTGCCAACTTTGGTCAGTCGTCTGGCATGATCGAGGATTTCAAACTCTCCGATCTGGCCGGTGGGTCGAAGGCCGCCTGTCGCCCTGTGCTGTTTGACTATGTGGCAAAGCGCGCCGATCTGGAAGCGCGCGCTGCTGATTTGTTCGACAAACTCGTCAGTGGTGCGGTGAAAGCCGATGTCGTTGCTGCTGTGCCATTGAAAGACGCCGGAGAAGCCCACAAAGCTCTGGAAGGCCGCAAGACCACCGGCGCCACCATTCTCAAGCCGTGA
- a CDS encoding BCCT family transporter — MTNAEEAGIPAPEGDTEIIETDYEIGQDNVEGQVGPFGFDVHNPVFLVSGLCIVAFVFYALALPQQAASIFGWLRPWLTSTFDWFFLGAANIFVLFCLFLIVSPWGKVRLGGQDAEPDFSYSGWFAMLFAAGMGIGLMFFGVLEPVYHMAVSQPLGTPSPLDGSGNIIAENVEQAKAMGLAATIYHWGLHPWAIYAIVALALALFSFNKGLPLTIRSAFHPIFGDRIWGWTGHVIDILAVFATLFGLATSLGFGAQQANAGLHHVFGVPIGTPVQIILITIITAVALFSVLRGLDGGVKLLSEINMGIAALLLLFVLFVGPTVMILTDFGEGLVAYVEDIIPLSNPFGRTDTDYLHGWTTFYWAWWISWSPFVGMFIARVSRGRTVREFIICVLLIPSLVCVLWMAVFGGVAIDQVLTDPLTSAVKDNVIDNYNPPLSLFAMLEGLPFSSITSVIAIVLVIVFFVTSSDSGSLVIDTITAGGKIDAPVPQRVFWATFEGAVAIVLLVGGGLTALQAMVISTGLPFTVVLLVMCYAVYKGLSSEPR, encoded by the coding sequence ATGACGAATGCCGAAGAAGCTGGCATCCCCGCACCGGAAGGCGATACGGAAATTATTGAAACTGATTACGAAATCGGTCAGGACAATGTCGAGGGTCAGGTTGGACCATTCGGATTTGACGTGCATAACCCGGTCTTTCTCGTCTCAGGCCTATGCATTGTAGCTTTTGTTTTTTATGCGCTGGCCCTGCCGCAACAGGCAGCATCCATTTTTGGCTGGCTGCGCCCGTGGCTCACGTCGACCTTTGACTGGTTTTTCCTTGGTGCTGCCAATATCTTTGTTCTTTTCTGCCTCTTTCTCATCGTCAGCCCTTGGGGCAAGGTGCGACTTGGAGGGCAGGATGCTGAGCCCGATTTTTCCTATAGTGGCTGGTTCGCAATGCTTTTTGCCGCTGGCATGGGCATTGGCCTGATGTTCTTTGGGGTTTTGGAACCGGTCTATCACATGGCGGTTTCCCAGCCTCTGGGGACTCCCTCCCCGCTGGATGGCTCGGGCAACATCATTGCCGAGAATGTTGAGCAGGCGAAAGCTATGGGGCTTGCTGCCACCATCTACCACTGGGGTCTGCACCCTTGGGCCATCTATGCCATTGTTGCACTGGCTCTGGCGCTGTTTTCCTTTAACAAGGGGCTGCCGCTGACGATCCGCTCTGCGTTCCATCCGATCTTTGGCGACCGCATCTGGGGCTGGACCGGTCACGTCATTGATATTCTGGCCGTGTTTGCCACCCTGTTCGGCCTTGCCACCTCATTGGGCTTTGGCGCGCAACAGGCCAATGCGGGCTTGCATCATGTCTTTGGCGTTCCCATCGGTACGCCGGTGCAGATCATCCTTATCACGATCATCACGGCCGTTGCCCTCTTCTCGGTGCTGCGTGGCCTTGATGGTGGTGTCAAGCTGCTTTCCGAGATCAACATGGGCATTGCAGCGTTGCTACTGCTGTTCGTGTTGTTTGTGGGGCCTACGGTGATGATCCTGACCGACTTTGGTGAAGGGCTCGTTGCTTATGTCGAAGATATCATTCCACTATCCAACCCGTTTGGACGGACTGACACAGATTATCTGCATGGCTGGACGACCTTCTACTGGGCTTGGTGGATCAGCTGGTCACCTTTCGTCGGCATGTTCATTGCCCGCGTATCGCGCGGCAGAACAGTGCGCGAATTCATCATCTGTGTGCTGTTGATCCCGTCTCTGGTCTGTGTTCTCTGGATGGCAGTCTTTGGTGGTGTAGCGATTGATCAGGTTCTGACCGACCCGCTGACCTCAGCGGTCAAGGACAATGTAATCGACAATTACAATCCGCCGCTTTCGCTGTTTGCGATGCTTGAAGGCTTGCCCTTCTCCAGCATCACGTCCGTGATTGCCATTGTGCTGGTGATTGTTTTCTTCGTCACCTCCTCTGACTCCGGCTCGCTGGTCATTGATACCATCACGGCAGGCGGCAAGATCGACGCGCCGGTTCCGCAGCGCGTTTTCTGGGCCACCTTTGAGGGCGCAGTTGCCATTGTATTGCTGGTTGGTGGCGGTTTAACAGCCCTACAGGCCATGGTGATATCCACCGGCCTTCCTTTCACAGTGGTGCTGCTGGTCATGTGCTATGCGGTCTATAAAGGCCTCAGTTCAGAGCCGCGCTAG
- a CDS encoding universal stress protein, with translation MFNTIMVPVDLRHTSNLEKTLTIAAEMAKSNEAAVIYVGVTGPEPGDLGHTPKEFGQKLQAFASEQQQARGIEATTHVIVANDPAIDLDNKLMEAVEATGSDLVIMASHIPNISDYIWSSHGGHLASHSKASVFLVRG, from the coding sequence ATGTTCAATACGATCATGGTTCCGGTGGATTTACGTCATACATCCAATCTGGAGAAGACGTTGACCATCGCAGCTGAAATGGCCAAATCCAATGAAGCAGCGGTCATCTATGTCGGTGTTACCGGCCCCGAGCCAGGGGACTTGGGCCACACACCGAAAGAGTTCGGACAAAAATTACAGGCTTTTGCATCTGAGCAACAACAAGCTCGCGGGATTGAAGCAACGACCCACGTTATTGTTGCCAATGATCCGGCAATTGATCTGGACAATAAGCTGATGGAAGCCGTTGAAGCGACAGGCTCTGATCTGGTCATCATGGCATCCCATATCCCCAATATATCGGATTATATCTGGTCGTCACATGGCGGCCATTTGGCCAGCCACTCAAAAGCATCGGTCTTTCTTGTTCGTGGTTAA
- a CDS encoding Lrp/AsnC family transcriptional regulator: protein MPAAGLKLDDRDWAILKILQTEGRITKAALAQRVNLSPTPCWERLKRLEEAGIIEAYETRLSLKAFGALAVVFVEVELDSHRSEDFERFETAVQDYPEILECWAVGGGLDYILKIVAKDVDHYQRLIDHMLESDIGLRRYFTYVVTKPVVNRSALPLDKLQLD from the coding sequence ATGCCTGCCGCAGGACTGAAACTGGATGACAGAGATTGGGCGATCCTGAAGATTTTACAGACCGAGGGGCGCATCACCAAGGCGGCTCTGGCGCAGCGGGTCAATCTCTCTCCCACCCCCTGCTGGGAAAGGCTGAAACGGCTTGAAGAGGCGGGTATTATCGAAGCCTATGAAACCCGTCTTTCCCTTAAGGCTTTCGGCGCTCTCGCCGTGGTATTTGTCGAGGTGGAGCTTGATAGCCATCGTTCGGAGGATTTTGAGCGGTTCGAGACGGCCGTTCAGGACTATCCGGAAATTCTTGAATGCTGGGCCGTGGGCGGCGGGCTTGATTATATTCTCAAGATCGTTGCCAAGGATGTCGATCACTATCAACGGCTCATCGACCATATGCTCGAATCCGATATCGGGCTGAGACGCTATTTCACCTATGTGGTGACGAAGCCGGTGGTCAACAGATCGGCTCTGCCGCTGGACAAGCTTCAGCTTGATTGA